A window from Caulobacter sp. X encodes these proteins:
- a CDS encoding DUF6165 family protein, with protein sequence MSILAPISAGELVDKITILRVKAERIGDPAKEANVRKELALLEATARDHLPDTAEIARLTDELTAVNAALWDIEDGKRDCERRQDFGEGFVALARRVYIDNDRRAAIKRAINEAAGSEIVEEKSYKPYLAG encoded by the coding sequence ATGTCCATCCTCGCGCCGATCTCGGCGGGCGAACTGGTCGACAAGATCACCATCCTGCGGGTCAAGGCCGAGCGGATCGGCGATCCGGCCAAGGAAGCCAATGTCCGCAAGGAGCTGGCCCTGCTGGAGGCCACCGCGCGCGACCATCTGCCGGACACCGCCGAGATCGCTCGCCTGACCGACGAGCTGACCGCCGTCAACGCCGCCCTCTGGGACATCGAGGACGGCAAGCGCGATTGCGAGCGCCGCCAGGACTTCGGCGAGGGCTTCGTGGCCCTGGCCCGCCGCGTCTATATCGACAACGATCGCCGCGCCGCCATCAAGCGAGCGATCAACGAGGCGGCCGGCTCGGAGATCGTCGAGGAGAAGAGCTACAAGCCTTATCTGGCTGGCTAG
- a CDS encoding glycosyltransferase family 9 protein encodes MVQTVLIYSMGEVIGDGLIKLPFIAGLRAAFPDARISWCAAKGETVYTGPLKAVVAGYIDEVILDGANGAKALDSLPWSKPFGGRTFDLVIDTQENLRRSGVARRGAAGRFVSAARQARSQDWPVAVTDRLARLLDLATDGQGAPKPLALTNPDALKAAEILLPSGPTYVGLAPGAGGQDKRWPLENYLDLARRVAAKGWTPVFFFGPDEAEDAAIAAREVPQAPQPERNRTDGLPVKGPLLVIALAGRLAAGVANDAGPGHMLAAGGAPLLSLQQDRRKAVKFRPAAARLEMLVAEDYGSGMDALPVDAVWAALEKLVSGVS; translated from the coding sequence ATGGTCCAGACGGTTCTGATCTATTCGATGGGCGAGGTGATCGGCGACGGGCTGATCAAGCTGCCCTTCATCGCCGGCCTGCGCGCGGCGTTTCCCGACGCGCGGATCAGCTGGTGCGCGGCCAAGGGCGAGACCGTCTACACGGGGCCGCTGAAGGCCGTGGTCGCGGGCTATATCGACGAGGTGATCCTCGACGGTGCGAACGGCGCCAAGGCGCTGGACAGTTTGCCGTGGTCCAAGCCGTTCGGCGGTCGGACGTTCGACCTCGTCATCGACACCCAGGAAAATCTGCGCCGCAGCGGCGTCGCCCGGCGCGGGGCGGCGGGACGTTTCGTATCAGCCGCTCGGCAGGCGCGGAGCCAGGATTGGCCGGTGGCCGTCACCGACCGCCTGGCGCGGCTGCTGGACCTGGCGACGGACGGGCAGGGCGCGCCGAAGCCCTTGGCTCTCACCAATCCCGACGCGCTCAAGGCCGCCGAGATCCTACTGCCGTCCGGCCCGACCTATGTGGGCCTCGCGCCCGGCGCGGGCGGGCAGGACAAGCGCTGGCCGCTGGAGAACTATCTCGACCTGGCCCGCCGGGTCGCCGCCAAGGGCTGGACGCCGGTGTTCTTCTTCGGGCCCGACGAGGCCGAGGACGCCGCGATCGCCGCGCGCGAGGTCCCACAGGCTCCGCAGCCCGAGCGCAACCGGACCGACGGCCTTCCCGTGAAGGGCCCGCTGCTGGTCATCGCCCTGGCCGGACGGCTCGCCGCGGGCGTCGCCAACGACGCCGGCCCCGGCCACATGCTGGCGGCCGGCGGCGCGCCCTTGCTCTCGCTGCAGCAGGACCGCCGCAAGGCCGTGAAGTTCCGCCCCGCCGCCGCGCGGCTTGAGATGCTGGTCGCGGAGGACTACGGAAGCGGCATGGACGCCCTGCCGGTCGACGCGGTCTGGGCGGCCCTCGAGAAGCTGGTGTCCGGAGTTTCCTGA
- a CDS encoding iron-sulfur cluster assembly accessory protein, translating into METAITARPRRPRPKVVTLTDAAAARVKEIMDKADKPYVGLRVGVKNGGCAGQEYVFEYAETKGPIDEVVEDKGVTILIEPKAVLFLIGTEIDYEVSKLSSKFVFHNPNETDACGCGESVTIQPAAEVQD; encoded by the coding sequence ATGGAAACCGCGATCACCGCACGTCCCCGCCGCCCGCGCCCCAAGGTCGTCACCCTGACCGACGCCGCGGCCGCGCGCGTGAAGGAGATCATGGACAAGGCCGACAAGCCGTATGTCGGCTTGCGGGTGGGCGTGAAGAACGGCGGCTGCGCCGGCCAGGAATACGTCTTCGAATACGCCGAGACGAAGGGCCCGATCGACGAGGTCGTCGAGGACAAGGGTGTTACGATCCTGATCGAGCCCAAGGCGGTGCTCTTTTTGATTGGCACCGAGATCGACTACGAGGTCAGCAAGCTGTCCTCGAAGTTCGTGTTCCATAACCCGAACGAGACCGACGCCTGCGGCTGCGGCGAGAGCGTCACGATCCAGCCCGCCGCCGAGGTTCAGGACTGA
- a CDS encoding SUF system Fe-S cluster assembly protein has protein sequence MTDAAAAPEPASALSQDELNRLTDQLIEKLKTVYDPEIPVDIYELGLIYKVDVSDDKDVAIEMTLTAPGCPVAGEMPGWVKDAVMEIPGLKSCAVDLVFDPPWDSSRMSDEAKLQLNMF, from the coding sequence ATGACCGACGCCGCCGCCGCTCCCGAACCCGCTTCCGCTCTCTCGCAAGACGAGCTGAACCGGCTGACCGACCAGCTGATCGAGAAGCTGAAGACGGTCTATGACCCGGAAATTCCGGTCGACATCTATGAGCTGGGCTTGATCTACAAGGTCGACGTTTCCGACGACAAGGACGTGGCCATCGAGATGACCCTGACCGCTCCGGGCTGCCCGGTGGCCGGCGAGATGCCGGGCTGGGTCAAGGACGCGGTCATGGAGATCCCGGGCCTGAAGTCGTGCGCGGTCGACCTCGTCTTCGATCCGCCGTGGGACTCCTCGCGCATGAGCGACGAGGCCAAGCTGCAACTGAACATGTTCTGA
- a CDS encoding aminotransferase class V-fold PLP-dependent enzyme, translating to MTSAVLTPPSPTPSPQGGRGFDVQAIRAQFPILAREVHGKPLIYLDSAASAQKPDAVLDAMVGLARTSYANVHRGLHTLANETTEAYEKARETVARFINADRDEVVWTKSATEAVNLVASSFGLSLNAGDEIVLSEMEHHANIVPWHFLRERKGVVLKFIPVLDDGRLDMEAYKGLLSDKTKMVAVTHMSNVLGTVNDVAEIVRLAHAAGAPVLLDGCQGVVHTKVDVKALDVDFYVFSGHKLYGPTGIGVLYGKADRLAALPPYQGGGEMIASVALDKITYADPPHRFEAGTPAILEAVGLGAAIEWLNGLDRDAIFAHEHALYERVAERLRGVNGVRILGEAPGKGAVLSFTVEGAHAHDIAQVLDRYGVAVRAGTHCAEPLMRRFGVTSSARASFALYNTEAEADAFVDALAKARSFFS from the coding sequence ATGACCAGCGCCGTGCTGACACCCCCATCCCCAACCCCTTCCCCGCAAGGGGGAAGGGGCTTTGACGTGCAGGCGATCCGCGCCCAGTTCCCGATCCTGGCGCGAGAAGTTCACGGCAAGCCATTGATTTACCTCGACAGCGCCGCCAGCGCGCAGAAGCCCGACGCGGTGCTGGACGCGATGGTGGGCCTGGCGCGGACCTCCTACGCCAACGTCCATCGCGGCCTGCATACCCTCGCGAACGAAACCACAGAAGCCTATGAAAAGGCGCGGGAAACCGTCGCGCGCTTCATCAACGCCGATCGCGACGAGGTCGTCTGGACCAAGAGCGCGACCGAGGCGGTGAACCTCGTCGCGTCGTCGTTCGGCCTGTCGCTGAACGCCGGCGACGAGATCGTGCTCTCGGAGATGGAGCACCACGCCAACATCGTGCCCTGGCACTTCCTGCGCGAGCGCAAGGGCGTGGTTTTGAAGTTCATCCCGGTGCTGGATGACGGGCGCCTGGACATGGAGGCCTACAAGGGCCTGCTGTCGGACAAGACCAAGATGGTCGCCGTCACCCACATGTCGAACGTGCTGGGCACGGTCAACGACGTGGCCGAGATCGTCCGTCTTGCCCACGCGGCCGGCGCGCCGGTGCTGCTGGACGGCTGCCAGGGCGTGGTCCACACCAAGGTCGACGTGAAGGCTCTGGACGTCGATTTCTACGTCTTCTCCGGCCACAAGCTGTACGGCCCGACCGGGATTGGCGTGCTTTACGGCAAGGCCGACCGCCTGGCGGCCCTGCCGCCTTACCAAGGCGGCGGCGAGATGATCGCTTCGGTGGCGCTGGACAAGATCACCTATGCCGACCCGCCGCACCGTTTCGAGGCGGGCACCCCCGCGATCCTGGAGGCCGTCGGCCTGGGCGCGGCGATCGAGTGGCTGAACGGCCTGGACCGCGACGCGATCTTCGCCCACGAGCACGCCCTCTACGAACGCGTCGCCGAGCGTCTGCGCGGCGTCAACGGCGTGCGGATCCTGGGCGAGGCTCCCGGCAAGGGCGCGGTGCTGTCGTTCACGGTCGAGGGCGCCCACGCCCACGACATCGCCCAGGTGCTGGATCGCTATGGCGTCGCCGTGCGCGCAGGCACCCACTGCGCCGAGCCCTTGATGCGCCGTTTCGGGGTGACGTCGAGCGCGCGCGCGTCCTTCGCCCTATATAACACCGAGGCCGAGGCCGACGCGTTCGTCGACGCGCTGGCCAAGGCCCGCAGTTTCTTCAGTTGA
- the sufD gene encoding Fe-S cluster assembly protein SufD — protein MTLSTALKTGDLSALPSRRDEDWRWTDLRGLLKVLPPVAPAHGGEVPAGPFAGLADAETVFVNGRRVAPSDVASGVVALRFVALADKAAQGASHALVVKPGEHLVLLESHEGRAAAYVSDVVLDIAVGEGASVERIVLVEDEAEAVNVVTAEVALAPGAKFAQTVLTCGARRQRIETRVRHPGAHAEVRLDGAYLLDAQRHADLTSVVTHGGLDGVTSQLTKGMVTDQARGVFQGRIVVEKGADQTDARMGHHALILSDKAEIDAKPELLIFADDVSCAHGNTIGALDDEVLFYAEQRGIPEAEAKAMLTVAFVGEVVERIEHEGARAVAAAWVARKLGSEA, from the coding sequence TTGACCCTTTCGACCGCCCTCAAGACCGGCGACCTCTCGGCGCTGCCGTCGCGGCGTGACGAGGACTGGCGCTGGACGGACCTGCGGGGCCTCTTGAAGGTCCTGCCGCCGGTCGCGCCGGCGCACGGCGGCGAGGTTCCGGCCGGCCCGTTCGCGGGCCTGGCCGACGCGGAAACCGTGTTCGTCAACGGCCGCCGCGTGGCCCCGTCCGACGTCGCTTCGGGTGTCGTCGCCCTGCGCTTCGTCGCCCTTGCCGACAAGGCCGCGCAAGGCGCGAGCCACGCTCTGGTCGTGAAGCCCGGCGAGCACCTCGTCCTGCTGGAAAGCCACGAAGGCCGCGCCGCGGCTTACGTCTCCGACGTCGTGCTCGACATCGCCGTGGGTGAGGGCGCTTCGGTGGAGCGCATCGTGCTGGTCGAGGACGAGGCCGAGGCGGTTAATGTCGTCACCGCCGAGGTCGCCCTAGCCCCCGGCGCCAAGTTCGCCCAGACCGTCCTGACCTGCGGCGCGCGTCGCCAGCGGATCGAGACCCGCGTCCGTCACCCCGGCGCCCATGCCGAGGTTCGCCTCGACGGCGCCTATCTGCTGGACGCCCAGCGCCACGCCGACCTGACCAGCGTCGTCACCCATGGCGGCCTCGACGGCGTCACCAGCCAGCTGACCAAGGGCATGGTGACCGACCAGGCGCGCGGCGTCTTCCAGGGGCGGATCGTCGTGGAGAAGGGCGCCGACCAGACCGACGCGCGGATGGGCCACCACGCCCTGATCCTGTCGGACAAGGCCGAGATCGACGCCAAGCCGGAACTGCTGATCTTCGCCGACGACGTCTCCTGCGCCCACGGCAACACGATCGGCGCCCTGGACGACGAGGTGCTGTTCTACGCCGAGCAGCGCGGTATCCCCGAGGCCGAGGCCAAGGCCATGCTGACCGTCGCCTTCGTCGGCGAGGTCGTCGAGCGGATCGAGCACGAGGGCGCGCGCGCGGTCGCCGCCGCCTGGGTCGCCCGCAAGCTGGGGAGCGAAGCATGA
- the sufC gene encoding Fe-S cluster assembly ATPase SufC has protein sequence MLSIKNLHARVEDKPILKGVTLDVPAGEVHAIMGPNGAGKSTLSYVLTGRDGYEVTEGSATLNGEDLLALEPNERAAKGLFLSFQYPLEIPGVPALTFIRTALNAQRRARGEDEIAAPAFLKLAKEKAASLKIDFEMLKRGLNVGFSGGEKKRMEIFQMSMLSPKFLILDETDSGLDIDALKIVSEGVNALRSPERGMLVITHYQRLLDHIKPDKVHVLAAGRIVASGGPELALQLEAEGYDRIVGAAA, from the coding sequence ATGCTCTCCATCAAGAACCTTCACGCCCGCGTCGAGGACAAGCCGATCCTGAAGGGCGTCACGCTGGACGTGCCGGCAGGCGAGGTCCACGCGATCATGGGCCCCAACGGCGCCGGCAAGTCGACCCTGTCCTACGTGCTGACTGGCCGCGACGGCTATGAGGTCACCGAGGGCTCGGCGACGCTCAATGGCGAAGACCTCCTGGCGCTGGAGCCCAACGAGCGGGCGGCCAAGGGCCTGTTCCTGTCGTTCCAATATCCGCTGGAAATTCCGGGCGTTCCAGCCCTGACCTTCATCCGCACCGCCCTCAACGCCCAGCGCCGCGCGCGGGGCGAGGACGAGATCGCCGCCCCGGCCTTCCTGAAGCTGGCCAAGGAGAAGGCCGCCTCGCTGAAGATCGACTTCGAGATGCTCAAGCGCGGCCTGAACGTCGGCTTCTCGGGCGGTGAGAAGAAGCGGATGGAAATCTTCCAAATGTCCATGCTTTCGCCGAAGTTCCTCATCCTCGACGAGACCGACAGCGGCCTGGATATCGACGCTCTGAAGATCGTCTCCGAGGGCGTCAACGCCCTGCGTAGCCCTGAGCGCGGCATGCTGGTCATCACCCACTACCAGCGCCTGCTGGACCACATCAAACCCGACAAGGTCCATGTGCTGGCCGCCGGCCGTATCGTCGCCTCGGGCGGTCCGGAACTGGCGCTGCAGCTGGAAGCCGAGGGCTATGACCGCATCGTGGGAGCGGCGGCTTGA
- the sufB gene encoding Fe-S cluster assembly protein SufB codes for MAAVKETVETVAALEKYEHGFTTEIDQEFAPKGLSEDIVRFISAKKDEPEWMLEWRLDAYRRWLAMDEPDWAKVSYPPIDYQDTYYYAAPKTKEGPKSLDEVDPELLAVYEKLGIPLKEQAVLAGVEGAPRYAVDAVFDSVSVVTTFKKELAQAGVIFCSMSEAIREHPELVRQYLGSVVPTSDNYFACLNSAVFSDGSFVYVPPGVRCPMELSTYFRINAKDSGQFERTLIIADKGAYVSYLEGCTAPMRDENQLHAAVVELVLLDDAEIKYSTVQNWYPGDPETGKGGIYNFVTKRADCRGDRSKVSWTQVETGSAITWKYPSCVLRGEGSSGEFYSIAVTNGHQQADTGTKMIHLGANTRSRIVAKGISAGKSTSTYRGLVSAHPKAKGARNFTQCDSLLIGKDCAAHTVPYIEARNGQSVFEHEATTTRLSDDQLFYCQQRGLNQEEAVALLVNGFVKDVLQQLPMEFAVEAQKLVAISLEGSVG; via the coding sequence GTGGCCGCGGTTAAAGAGACTGTTGAAACCGTCGCCGCGCTCGAGAAGTACGAGCACGGCTTCACGACCGAAATCGATCAGGAGTTCGCCCCCAAAGGCCTCTCCGAGGACATCGTGCGCTTCATCTCGGCCAAGAAGGACGAGCCGGAATGGATGCTGGAGTGGCGGCTTGACGCCTATCGCCGCTGGCTGGCGATGGACGAGCCCGACTGGGCCAAGGTCAGCTATCCGCCGATCGACTACCAGGACACCTATTACTACGCCGCGCCCAAGACCAAGGAAGGCCCCAAGAGCCTGGACGAGGTCGATCCGGAGCTGCTGGCCGTCTACGAAAAGCTCGGCATCCCCTTGAAGGAGCAAGCGGTTCTAGCCGGCGTAGAAGGCGCGCCGCGCTACGCCGTGGACGCGGTGTTCGACAGCGTCAGCGTCGTGACCACCTTCAAAAAGGAGCTGGCCCAGGCCGGCGTCATCTTCTGCTCGATGAGCGAGGCGATCCGCGAGCATCCGGAGCTGGTCCGCCAGTACCTGGGTAGCGTGGTGCCGACCTCGGACAACTATTTCGCCTGCCTCAACAGCGCAGTCTTCTCGGACGGCTCCTTCGTCTACGTGCCGCCGGGCGTGCGCTGCCCGATGGAGTTGTCGACCTATTTCCGGATCAACGCCAAGGATTCCGGCCAGTTCGAGCGCACCCTGATCATCGCCGACAAGGGCGCCTACGTCTCGTACCTGGAAGGCTGCACGGCCCCGATGCGCGACGAGAACCAGCTGCACGCGGCGGTGGTCGAGCTCGTCCTGCTGGACGACGCCGAGATCAAATATTCGACCGTCCAGAACTGGTACCCGGGCGATCCCGAGACCGGGAAGGGCGGCATCTACAACTTCGTGACCAAGCGCGCCGACTGCCGCGGCGACCGCTCCAAGGTCTCCTGGACCCAGGTCGAGACCGGCTCGGCCATCACCTGGAAGTACCCGTCCTGCGTGCTGCGCGGCGAGGGGAGCTCGGGCGAGTTCTATTCGATCGCGGTGACCAACGGCCACCAGCAGGCCGACACCGGCACCAAGATGATCCACTTGGGCGCCAACACCCGCTCGCGGATCGTCGCCAAGGGCATCAGCGCCGGCAAGTCGACCTCGACCTATCGCGGCCTCGTCTCGGCCCATCCCAAGGCCAAGGGGGCGCGCAACTTCACCCAATGCGACAGCCTGCTGATCGGCAAGGACTGCGCGGCCCACACCGTGCCCTATATCGAGGCCCGCAACGGCCAGTCGGTGTTTGAGCACGAGGCCACCACCACCCGGCTGTCGGACGACCAGCTGTTCTACTGCCAGCAGCGCGGCCTGAACCAAGAGGAGGCCGTGGCCCTGCTGGTCAACGGCTTCGTCAAGGACGTGCTGCAGCAACTGCCCATGGAATTCGCCGTCGAGGCCCAGAAGCTCGTGGCGATTTCTCTCGAAGGATCCGTCGGTTAA
- a CDS encoding cysteine desulfurase family protein, giving the protein MNASRPSVYLDYNATAPLRPEAREALLRALESPANPSSVHAAGRAARDVVERARAQVGALVGVPAGSVTFVSGGTEANALAIESAKVAGVERIIISAIEHDAVAETAKVSGLPVEVMPVDNNGVADLGWLAKALEKPGKALVCLMLANNETGVIQPVDKASSLVRAHDGWLHVDAVQAAGKIAIDFSGLGADTMALSAHKLGGPQGVGALVAGTRATVTRRLHGGGQERGRRAGTENVAGIAAFGAAAQAAQEGLASMAEQAQWRDALADRLKANGAVVLGEGADRLPQTLCFAGEGFGSEVQVMNMDLAGVMVSAGSACSSGKVKASRVVEAMGRADLAPFALRISGGWASTEDDWNKCGDAWLAAWKRIGARRREVA; this is encoded by the coding sequence GTGAACGCCTCCCGACCCTCCGTCTATCTCGACTACAACGCCACCGCCCCGCTGAGGCCGGAAGCGCGTGAGGCGCTGCTGCGCGCCTTGGAAAGCCCAGCCAATCCCTCGTCGGTCCACGCCGCCGGCCGCGCCGCCCGTGACGTGGTCGAGCGCGCCCGCGCCCAGGTCGGGGCTCTGGTCGGCGTGCCGGCCGGCTCGGTGACCTTCGTTAGCGGGGGCACCGAGGCCAACGCCCTGGCCATCGAGAGCGCCAAGGTCGCCGGCGTCGAACGCATCATCATTTCCGCGATCGAGCATGACGCCGTCGCCGAGACCGCCAAGGTCTCCGGCCTGCCGGTCGAAGTCATGCCTGTGGATAACAACGGCGTCGCCGATCTTGGCTGGCTAGCGAAAGCGCTTGAAAAGCCGGGTAAGGCCCTGGTGTGCCTGATGCTGGCCAACAATGAAACCGGCGTCATCCAGCCTGTGGATAAGGCCTCCTCCCTGGTCCGCGCCCACGACGGCTGGCTGCACGTCGACGCCGTCCAGGCCGCCGGCAAGATCGCGATCGACTTCTCCGGCCTCGGCGCCGACACCATGGCGCTGTCCGCTCACAAGCTGGGCGGGCCGCAAGGCGTCGGCGCGCTCGTGGCTGGGACCCGAGCCACCGTCACCCGTCGTCTGCACGGCGGCGGCCAGGAGCGCGGCCGCCGGGCCGGCACCGAGAACGTCGCCGGGATCGCCGCCTTCGGCGCGGCGGCCCAGGCGGCCCAGGAAGGCCTTGCCTCGATGGCCGAACAGGCCCAATGGCGCGACGCCTTGGCCGACCGGCTCAAGGCGAATGGCGCTGTGGTCCTGGGCGAAGGCGCGGACCGGCTGCCGCAAACCCTGTGTTTCGCCGGCGAAGGCTTCGGCTCCGAGGTCCAGGTCATGAACATGGACCTGGCCGGCGTGATGGTCAGCGCCGGCAGCGCCTGCTCTTCGGGCAAGGTCAAGGCCAGCCGCGTGGTGGAAGCCATGGGCCGCGCTGATCTCGCCCCGTTCGCCCTGCGTATCAGTGGCGGCTGGGCGAGTACGGAAGACGATTGGAACAAATGCGGCGACGCCTGGCTCGCCGCCTGGAAGCGTATCGGCGCCCGGCGCCGGGAGGTGGCTTAG